The Sylvia atricapilla isolate bSylAtr1 chromosome 5, bSylAtr1.pri, whole genome shotgun sequence genome includes a window with the following:
- the PRPF18 gene encoding pre-mRNA-splicing factor 18 isoform X1 — translation MDILKREISRKRQQLEEKELLGGSKKYFKRSELAKKEEEAYYQRCGYKPVNEKPPGEVQQQEEEEKPLATSNPVLELELAEEKLPMTLSRQEVIRRLRERGEPIRLFGETDYDAFQRLRKIEILAPEVNKGLRNDLKAALDKIDQQYLNEIVGGQEAGDDDSQNDLKVHEENTTIEELEALGESLGRGDDHYDMDIITKFLKFLLGVWAKELNAREDYVKRGVQGKLNSATQKQTESYLRPLFRKLRKRTLPADIKESITDIIKFMLQREYVKANDAYLQMAIGNAPWPIGVTMVGIHARTGREKIFSKHVAHVLNDETQRKYIQGLKRLMTICQKHFPTDPSKCVEYNAL, via the exons ATGGACATCCTCAAGCGGGAGATCAGCAGGAAGcgccagcagctggaggagaaggagctctTGGGG GGAAGTAAGAAGTATTTCAAACGCAGTGAATTAGctaaaaaggaagaggaggccTACTACCAGAGATGTGGCTACAAG CCTGTAAATGAGAAGCCACCTGGAGAG gtacagcagcaggaagaggaagagaaaccACTGGCTACATCAAATCCAGTGCTGGAACTCGAACTGGCAGAGGAAAAGTTACCAATGACTCTTTCCAGACAGGAG GTTATCAGGAGGTTACGAGAGAGGGGTGAGCCCATCAGGCTGTTTGGAGAAACAGATTATGATGCATTTCAACGTCTGAGGAAGATAGAAATTCTTGCACCTGAAGTAAACAAG GGCCTGAGAAACGACCTGAAAGCTGCTTTGGATAAGATTGATCAGCAGTATCTGAATGAAATTGTAGGCGGCCAGGAAGCAGGAGATGATGACTCCCAGAATGACCTGAAAGTCCATGAGGAGAATACTACTATTGAAGAACTAGAA GCTTTGGGAGAATCCTTAGGACGAGGTGATGATCACTATGATATGGACATCATAACGAAGTTCTTGAAG TTCCTCCTGGGAGTTTGGGCCAAGGAGTTGAATGCCCGAGAGGATTATGTGAAACGGGGCGTGCAGGGGAAGCTGAACAGCGCCACTCAGAAACAGACCGAGTCCTACCTGCGGCCGCTCTTCAGGAAGCTCCGCAAAAGG ACACTTCCTGCAGACATCAAAGAATCAATAACTGATATTATTAAATTTATGTTGCAGAGAGAATATGTGAAG gcCAACGATGCCTACCTGCAGATGGCCATTGGGAATGCTCCCTGGCCCATCGGCGTCACCATGGTCGGCATCCACGCGCGCACGGGCCGCGAGAAGATTTTCTCCAAGCACGTGGCCCACGTGCTCAACGATGAGACTCAGAGGAAATACATACAG
- the PRPF18 gene encoding pre-mRNA-splicing factor 18 isoform X3: MTLSRQEVIRRLRERGEPIRLFGETDYDAFQRLRKIEILAPEVNKGLRNDLKAALDKIDQQYLNEIVGGQEAGDDDSQNDLKVHEENTTIEELEALGESLGRGDDHYDMDIITKFLKFLLGVWAKELNAREDYVKRGVQGKLNSATQKQTESYLRPLFRKLRKRTLPADIKESITDIIKFMLQREYVKANDAYLQMAIGNAPWPIGVTMVGIHARTGREKIFSKHVAHVLNDETQRKYIQGLKRLMTICQKHFPTDPSKCVEYNAL, translated from the exons ATGACTCTTTCCAGACAGGAG GTTATCAGGAGGTTACGAGAGAGGGGTGAGCCCATCAGGCTGTTTGGAGAAACAGATTATGATGCATTTCAACGTCTGAGGAAGATAGAAATTCTTGCACCTGAAGTAAACAAG GGCCTGAGAAACGACCTGAAAGCTGCTTTGGATAAGATTGATCAGCAGTATCTGAATGAAATTGTAGGCGGCCAGGAAGCAGGAGATGATGACTCCCAGAATGACCTGAAAGTCCATGAGGAGAATACTACTATTGAAGAACTAGAA GCTTTGGGAGAATCCTTAGGACGAGGTGATGATCACTATGATATGGACATCATAACGAAGTTCTTGAAG TTCCTCCTGGGAGTTTGGGCCAAGGAGTTGAATGCCCGAGAGGATTATGTGAAACGGGGCGTGCAGGGGAAGCTGAACAGCGCCACTCAGAAACAGACCGAGTCCTACCTGCGGCCGCTCTTCAGGAAGCTCCGCAAAAGG ACACTTCCTGCAGACATCAAAGAATCAATAACTGATATTATTAAATTTATGTTGCAGAGAGAATATGTGAAG gcCAACGATGCCTACCTGCAGATGGCCATTGGGAATGCTCCCTGGCCCATCGGCGTCACCATGGTCGGCATCCACGCGCGCACGGGCCGCGAGAAGATTTTCTCCAAGCACGTGGCCCACGTGCTCAACGATGAGACTCAGAGGAAATACATACAG
- the PRPF18 gene encoding pre-mRNA-splicing factor 18 isoform X2 → MDILKREISRKRQQLEEKELLGGSKKYFKRSELAKKEEEAYYQRCGYKVQQQEEEEKPLATSNPVLELELAEEKLPMTLSRQEVIRRLRERGEPIRLFGETDYDAFQRLRKIEILAPEVNKGLRNDLKAALDKIDQQYLNEIVGGQEAGDDDSQNDLKVHEENTTIEELEALGESLGRGDDHYDMDIITKFLKFLLGVWAKELNAREDYVKRGVQGKLNSATQKQTESYLRPLFRKLRKRTLPADIKESITDIIKFMLQREYVKANDAYLQMAIGNAPWPIGVTMVGIHARTGREKIFSKHVAHVLNDETQRKYIQGLKRLMTICQKHFPTDPSKCVEYNAL, encoded by the exons ATGGACATCCTCAAGCGGGAGATCAGCAGGAAGcgccagcagctggaggagaaggagctctTGGGG GGAAGTAAGAAGTATTTCAAACGCAGTGAATTAGctaaaaaggaagaggaggccTACTACCAGAGATGTGGCTACAAG gtacagcagcaggaagaggaagagaaaccACTGGCTACATCAAATCCAGTGCTGGAACTCGAACTGGCAGAGGAAAAGTTACCAATGACTCTTTCCAGACAGGAG GTTATCAGGAGGTTACGAGAGAGGGGTGAGCCCATCAGGCTGTTTGGAGAAACAGATTATGATGCATTTCAACGTCTGAGGAAGATAGAAATTCTTGCACCTGAAGTAAACAAG GGCCTGAGAAACGACCTGAAAGCTGCTTTGGATAAGATTGATCAGCAGTATCTGAATGAAATTGTAGGCGGCCAGGAAGCAGGAGATGATGACTCCCAGAATGACCTGAAAGTCCATGAGGAGAATACTACTATTGAAGAACTAGAA GCTTTGGGAGAATCCTTAGGACGAGGTGATGATCACTATGATATGGACATCATAACGAAGTTCTTGAAG TTCCTCCTGGGAGTTTGGGCCAAGGAGTTGAATGCCCGAGAGGATTATGTGAAACGGGGCGTGCAGGGGAAGCTGAACAGCGCCACTCAGAAACAGACCGAGTCCTACCTGCGGCCGCTCTTCAGGAAGCTCCGCAAAAGG ACACTTCCTGCAGACATCAAAGAATCAATAACTGATATTATTAAATTTATGTTGCAGAGAGAATATGTGAAG gcCAACGATGCCTACCTGCAGATGGCCATTGGGAATGCTCCCTGGCCCATCGGCGTCACCATGGTCGGCATCCACGCGCGCACGGGCCGCGAGAAGATTTTCTCCAAGCACGTGGCCCACGTGCTCAACGATGAGACTCAGAGGAAATACATACAG